From a region of the Flavobacterium sediminilitoris genome:
- a CDS encoding phytanoyl-CoA dioxygenase family protein, with the protein MDAQVIENFWNRVRNNSTTIETTWDQETAHLYQLGISMEETLRYLHEEKPTPIEFKNWIQQKEKKVKTKTDAIADVLTKEDLDFWETNGYVVVKNAISEEDCLKTQKAIWQFLEKNPEDATTWYKTHTEQKGLMVNFFNHPTLEKNRASLKIQKAYEQLYGTNEIYKTIDKVSFNPPITTDYSFLGSKLHWDVSLKQPIPFRLQGLLYLSDCNDNEGAFHCVPGFHHHIENWMQSLSPTDNPREVALKTLVPIPITGKAGDFIIWHQALPHCATPNYGKKPRLVQYLTYFPEKYTENLEWI; encoded by the coding sequence ATGGATGCACAAGTAATAGAAAATTTTTGGAACAGAGTAAGAAACAATAGTACAACTATCGAAACCACTTGGGATCAAGAAACAGCACATTTGTATCAATTAGGAATAAGTATGGAAGAAACCTTGCGATATCTTCATGAAGAAAAACCAACTCCTATAGAATTCAAAAATTGGATTCAACAGAAAGAAAAAAAAGTAAAAACGAAAACCGATGCAATAGCAGATGTTCTTACAAAAGAAGATTTGGATTTTTGGGAAACCAATGGATATGTGGTAGTGAAAAATGCAATTTCTGAAGAGGATTGTTTGAAAACACAAAAGGCAATTTGGCAATTTTTAGAAAAAAATCCAGAAGATGCTACAACTTGGTATAAAACCCATACAGAACAAAAAGGATTGATGGTTAACTTTTTTAATCATCCAACCTTAGAAAAAAACCGTGCCTCTCTAAAAATTCAAAAGGCATACGAACAATTGTATGGAACGAATGAAATTTATAAAACGATAGACAAAGTCAGTTTCAATCCACCAATCACAACAGATTATAGCTTTTTGGGAAGTAAATTACATTGGGATGTAAGTTTAAAACAACCTATTCCTTTCCGTTTACAAGGATTATTGTACTTATCAGATTGCAATGACAATGAGGGCGCTTTTCATTGTGTGCCTGGTTTTCATCATCACATTGAAAATTGGATGCAATCCCTTTCACCGACAGATAATCCAAGAGAAGTAGCTTTAAAAACATTAGTACCTATTCCCATAACCGGAAAAGCCGGAGATTTTATTATTTGGCATCAAGCTTTGCCACATTGTGCTACTCCTAATTATGGTAAAAAACCTAGACTAGTTCAATACTTAACTTATTTTCCTGAAAAGTATACAGAAAATCTGGAATGGATTTAA
- a CDS encoding tetratricopeptide repeat protein, which translates to MKSIDKYLFQAMDNYPYCLEETIESLDYALSYDDKNTTALCLYARIQAEQLFNYEEAKNYFQQALGININAIEVYPYYIQTLLANEDFEEAEKLIDFALTIKGINKVEILMKKIQLLEIKKEFKEAKQLLKEMKLAVVNNEYNYYLDDTKARIKGKLELLKPKKEKETKSKKNKKKKGC; encoded by the coding sequence ATGAAATCAATAGATAAATACTTGTTTCAAGCCATGGATAATTATCCATATTGTTTGGAAGAAACCATAGAATCCTTAGATTATGCTTTGTCGTATGACGATAAGAATACCACAGCTTTGTGTTTGTATGCAAGAATACAAGCCGAGCAATTATTCAATTATGAAGAAGCAAAAAATTATTTCCAACAAGCGTTAGGAATCAACATCAATGCTATTGAAGTGTATCCTTATTACATTCAAACTTTGTTAGCCAATGAAGATTTTGAAGAAGCAGAAAAGTTAATCGACTTTGCTTTAACAATTAAAGGAATCAACAAAGTAGAGATTTTGATGAAGAAAATCCAACTTCTAGAAATTAAAAAAGAATTTAAAGAAGCCAAACAACTTTTAAAAGAAATGAAGTTAGCAGTTGTTAATAATGAATACAATTATTATTTAGATGATACCAAAGCAAGGATCAAAGGAAAATTGGAACTTCTAAAACCTAAAAAGGAAAAAGAAACGAAATCCAAGAAAAACAAGAAAAAGAAAGGGTGCTAA
- the prfH gene encoding peptide chain release factor H, whose amino-acid sequence MEKIIQITSGRGPAECTWVVGQVLKKVLEEANELQVKATVLQREAGSENGTVETAIIQIEGKKANDFVTSWLGTIQWIGKSTFRKFHQRKNWFIGIFEIEQSSETKFHEKDVQYQAMRSSGAGGQHVNKVSSAIRATHIPTGIAVVAMDSRSQHQNKKLATERLKQKIETNNLNQYKNQEQNTWTNQMQIERGNPIRVFQGSDFKKQKVVKSYKKERLKFKK is encoded by the coding sequence ATGGAAAAAATAATACAAATAACCTCAGGAAGAGGGCCAGCAGAATGTACTTGGGTTGTGGGGCAAGTGCTTAAAAAAGTGTTGGAAGAAGCAAACGAGTTACAAGTAAAAGCAACCGTATTGCAAAGAGAAGCAGGTAGCGAAAACGGAACCGTAGAAACAGCAATTATTCAAATAGAAGGCAAAAAAGCAAACGATTTTGTAACGTCTTGGCTAGGCACCATTCAATGGATTGGAAAAAGTACGTTTCGAAAATTTCACCAACGAAAAAATTGGTTCATCGGAATTTTTGAAATAGAACAATCAAGTGAAACTAAATTCCATGAAAAAGATGTCCAATACCAAGCTATGCGAAGTTCAGGAGCTGGTGGCCAACATGTGAATAAAGTAAGTTCGGCAATTAGAGCCACTCATATTCCAACAGGCATTGCAGTTGTTGCTATGGATTCCCGTTCACAACACCAAAACAAAAAGCTAGCAACCGAACGCTTAAAGCAAAAGATTGAAACAAACAATTTGAATCAGTATAAAAACCAAGAGCAAAACACTTGGACAAACCAAATGCAAATTGAAAGAGGCAATCCTATAAGAGTGTTTCAAGGTTCTGATTTTAAAAAACAAAAAGTAGTTAAAAGCTACAAAAAAGAACGTTTAAAATTTAAAAAATAA
- a CDS encoding RtcB family protein, giving the protein MGNKLSGKDLIKLGFPKNNSINIALGQINRYRKREKKESILNEAKEVLLHPENFKMHGTWGKVAEGLVNPVQVKFNQLRNTRAPFSIFGENEIDEQAKFQLYDSLKLPVAVKGALMPDAHSGYGLPIGGVLATENAVIPYGVGVDIGCRMSLSIFDLPASFLKGKDHQLQAILKDNTKFGMTETHKTKADHDVFYRNEFDTIPLLKRLKDKAYKQLGSSGGGNHFVEFGIVKLDNPLPEWKLEPKEYLAVLSHSGSRGLGANIAKHYTYLATKQCPLPKNVQHLAWLDLNTHDGQEYWLAMNLAGDYAKACHDDIHRRIAKALGKRVVVTIENHHNFAWKEQVDGKECIVHRKGATPAQKGVLGIIPGSMTAPGFIVMGKGNEESLNSASHGAGRLFSRAKCKTSFTQSQIKKVLADNEVTLIGGSIDEAPMAYKDINKVMALQTELVDVLGTFTPKIVRMDR; this is encoded by the coding sequence ATGGGAAATAAATTATCTGGGAAAGACCTAATCAAATTGGGTTTCCCAAAGAACAATTCAATCAATATTGCTTTAGGGCAAATTAATAGATACAGAAAAAGAGAAAAAAAGGAAAGTATTTTAAACGAAGCCAAAGAAGTGTTGTTGCATCCAGAAAATTTTAAAATGCACGGCACTTGGGGGAAAGTTGCAGAAGGATTAGTCAATCCAGTGCAAGTGAAATTCAACCAGTTGAGAAACACAAGAGCTCCATTTTCAATTTTTGGAGAAAACGAAATCGACGAACAAGCCAAGTTTCAATTGTACGATTCCTTAAAATTACCAGTCGCAGTCAAAGGAGCATTAATGCCAGACGCACATTCAGGTTACGGATTGCCAATAGGTGGCGTTTTAGCCACTGAAAACGCAGTGATTCCTTACGGAGTTGGAGTTGATATAGGGTGCAGAATGAGTTTGTCGATTTTCGATTTACCTGCTTCTTTTTTAAAAGGAAAAGACCATCAATTGCAAGCGATTTTAAAAGACAATACCAAATTTGGTATGACCGAAACGCACAAAACAAAAGCGGATCATGATGTTTTCTATCGCAACGAATTTGATACTATTCCTTTGCTGAAAAGATTAAAGGACAAAGCTTACAAACAATTAGGTTCGTCAGGAGGAGGCAATCACTTTGTGGAATTTGGTATCGTAAAATTAGACAACCCGTTACCAGAATGGAAACTAGAGCCCAAAGAATATTTGGCAGTGTTATCACACAGTGGTTCCAGAGGTTTAGGGGCTAATATTGCGAAACATTACACCTATTTGGCAACAAAACAATGTCCGTTGCCTAAGAATGTCCAACATCTAGCATGGCTCGATTTGAACACACACGACGGACAAGAATACTGGCTAGCCATGAATTTAGCAGGAGATTATGCAAAGGCTTGTCACGATGACATTCACCGTAGAATTGCTAAAGCTTTAGGCAAAAGAGTAGTGGTTACAATAGAAAATCACCACAATTTTGCTTGGAAAGAACAAGTGGATGGCAAAGAATGCATTGTGCATAGAAAAGGAGCGACACCAGCCCAAAAAGGGGTTTTGGGAATCATTCCAGGTTCTATGACAGCTCCAGGATTTATAGTGATGGGAAAAGGCAACGAAGAAAGTCTCAATTCTGCTTCACATGGAGCTGGACGTTTGTTTTCAAGAGCGAAATGTAAAACGAGTTTCACGCAAAGTCAGATTAAAAAAGTCTTGGCTGATAATGAAGTAACATTAATAGGAGGAAGCATCGACGAAGCACCTATGGCTTACAAAGACATCAACAAAGTAATGGCTTTGCAAACCGAATTAGTAGATGTCTTAGGAACATTCACTCCTAAAATAGTGCGAATGGACCGATAA
- the bshC gene encoding bacillithiol biosynthesis cysteine-adding enzyme BshC — MPTDCISYQNSGYFSNLMVDYLNEKEELKQLYNRFPKLENFKAQLTEKQANFPFENRKILVSALEKQYENFEVSESTLNHIQLLNNSNTFTITTGHQLNIFTGPLYFLYKIISTINLCKELQKKYPENNFIPIYWMATEDHDFEEINYFNLNEKKIQWKKDSFGPVGRLSTEGLDVVFEEFSKAIGISDNANYLKELFQKAYLEHSNLADATRYLANELFKNEGLVIIDGDYKNLKQLFVPYVKEELLHQTSSEEVLKTNEHLADYKIQVNPREINLFYIEDDLRERIVFENKQYSVLNTKMTFSETEILAELENHPEKFSPNVILRPLYQEVILPNLCYIGGGGELAYWLELQSNFEANKITFPMLLLRNSVLLTTEKQAQKADKLDLSWADLFSTQNDLITNKTKALSQFTIDFSEQKAHLQQQFIGLREMAKQTDKSFIGAVEAQEKKQLKGLENLEKRLLKAEKRVLAEKLERMTALQNELFPGKSLQERKINFAVFYAEFGSTLIEKLLEELKPLEQEFSVVVL, encoded by the coding sequence ATGCCAACCGACTGTATCAGCTATCAAAATTCAGGATATTTTTCTAACTTAATGGTGGATTATTTAAACGAAAAAGAGGAGCTGAAACAACTGTACAATCGTTTTCCAAAGTTGGAGAATTTTAAAGCACAACTTACTGAAAAACAAGCTAATTTTCCTTTTGAAAATAGAAAAATCTTAGTTTCTGCATTAGAAAAACAATATGAGAATTTTGAGGTTTCTGAAAGTACTTTAAATCATATTCAACTTCTAAATAATTCCAATACATTTACCATTACAACTGGTCACCAATTGAATATATTTACTGGTCCGTTGTACTTTTTATATAAGATTATTTCTACTATAAATTTGTGTAAAGAATTACAGAAAAAATATCCAGAAAATAATTTTATACCCATTTATTGGATGGCCACTGAGGATCATGATTTTGAAGAAATCAATTATTTTAACCTAAATGAAAAGAAAATTCAATGGAAAAAAGACAGTTTTGGACCTGTTGGACGGTTGTCAACGGAAGGTTTAGATGTTGTTTTTGAGGAATTTTCGAAAGCCATTGGGATTAGTGATAATGCCAATTATTTAAAAGAGTTATTCCAAAAAGCCTATTTAGAACATTCGAATTTGGCCGATGCTACTCGTTATTTGGCAAACGAATTGTTTAAAAATGAAGGTTTGGTTATTATAGATGGTGATTATAAAAATTTAAAACAGCTTTTTGTTCCTTATGTAAAGGAAGAATTGTTACATCAAACCTCAAGTGAAGAAGTTTTAAAAACCAATGAACATTTAGCCGATTATAAAATTCAGGTCAATCCTAGAGAAATTAACTTGTTTTATATTGAAGATGATTTGAGAGAAAGAATCGTCTTTGAAAACAAGCAATACAGTGTTTTGAATACCAAAATGACTTTTTCGGAAACAGAAATTCTTGCTGAATTAGAAAATCATCCTGAAAAATTTAGTCCGAATGTGATTTTGAGACCTTTGTATCAAGAAGTGATTTTACCTAATTTGTGTTATATTGGTGGTGGTGGTGAATTGGCTTATTGGTTGGAATTACAATCTAATTTTGAAGCGAATAAAATTACTTTTCCAATGCTTTTATTGCGAAATTCGGTTCTATTAACTACTGAAAAACAAGCTCAAAAAGCAGATAAATTAGACTTAAGTTGGGCAGATTTATTTAGTACTCAAAATGATTTGATTACGAATAAAACCAAAGCCTTATCTCAATTTACCATTGATTTTTCAGAACAAAAAGCCCATTTACAACAACAATTTATTGGTTTAAGAGAAATGGCAAAGCAAACCGACAAATCCTTTATAGGAGCTGTGGAAGCACAAGAGAAAAAGCAACTAAAAGGTTTAGAAAATTTAGAAAAACGCTTACTAAAAGCAGAAAAAAGAGTGTTAGCAGAAAAACTAGAACGCATGACGGCTTTGCAAAATGAGTTGTTTCCTGGAAAAAGTTTACAAGAACGAAAAATTAATTTTGCTGTGTTTTATGCTGAATTTGGGTCTACTTTAATTGAAAAGCTGTTGGAAGAATTAAAACCTTTGGAGCAGGAATTTAGTGTGGTAGTTTTGTGA
- a CDS encoding sulfurtransferase — translation MKQQLPPLINATELLTLHHTSSIILIDASNGKNAYDNYLKSHLQGALFVDLNTQLADIKEDVAVGGRHPLPTLEQFSKVLSDLGITPESHVVVYDDKNGANASARFWWMMKAVGHEKVQVLNGGKSTAEAVGFPLAKGIEKAEKVGLYPVTNWQLPQVTLNEVEKASQSESHIIIDVRETARYKGHVEPLDLIAGHIPNAVNVPFSTNLDENGLFLSPSLLKEKYETVFKDIPIENRIVHCGSGVTACHTLLAIASAGLDIPKLYVGSWSEWSRNEKEIVTEE, via the coding sequence ATGAAACAACAACTTCCTCCCCTAATAAACGCAACCGAACTCCTAACCTTACACCACACCTCATCTATCATATTAATAGATGCAAGTAACGGTAAAAACGCTTATGACAATTATTTAAAAAGTCATCTTCAAGGGGCTTTGTTTGTCGATTTGAATACGCAATTGGCAGACATAAAAGAAGATGTGGCTGTTGGTGGCCGTCATCCTTTGCCTACTCTAGAACAGTTTTCTAAAGTTCTTTCTGATTTAGGCATTACTCCTGAAAGTCATGTAGTTGTTTATGATGATAAAAATGGAGCAAATGCTTCGGCTCGTTTTTGGTGGATGATGAAAGCGGTTGGTCATGAAAAAGTACAGGTTTTAAATGGAGGAAAAAGTACTGCAGAAGCTGTTGGATTTCCATTAGCAAAAGGAATTGAAAAGGCAGAAAAAGTGGGACTTTATCCTGTCACGAATTGGCAATTACCTCAAGTTACATTGAATGAAGTAGAAAAAGCTTCACAAAGTGAAAGCCATATTATTATCGACGTAAGAGAAACGGCTCGTTACAAAGGTCATGTAGAACCTTTGGATTTAATTGCTGGTCATATTCCGAATGCTGTGAATGTGCCTTTTTCTACTAATTTGGATGAAAACGGTTTGTTTTTATCTCCTTCCCTGTTAAAAGAAAAATACGAAACGGTTTTTAAAGATATTCCTATTGAAAATCGGATTGTGCATTGTGGTTCTGGTGTTACGGCTTGTCATACCCTTTTAGCTATTGCAAGTGCTGGTTTAGATATTCCAAAGTTATATGTGGGTTCGTGGAGTGAATGGTCGAGAAATGAGAAGGAAATTGTGACTGAGGAATAG
- a CDS encoding DUF4494 domain-containing protein, with protein sequence MSAIWYECKVKYRKIDENGIQKVTTEPYLIDAISYTEAERRINEEMAAYVSEEFKITNIKFANYAEIHPFEKADRWFKSKVSLVAYDEESGKERKTSMYLLVQANDVKEAYDNTVHAMKDTMGDYTIPAISESPIIDVFPYFSGEEGDLAALEKFNTIKASKIEVDTMEDPLDIEEVENEFVVEEETEM encoded by the coding sequence ATGAGTGCAATTTGGTATGAATGTAAAGTAAAATATAGAAAAATTGATGAAAACGGAATACAAAAAGTTACAACTGAACCCTATTTAATAGATGCGATTTCTTATACAGAAGCAGAAAGAAGAATAAATGAAGAAATGGCAGCTTATGTAAGTGAAGAATTTAAGATTACCAATATAAAATTTGCCAATTACGCAGAAATTCATCCATTTGAAAAAGCAGATCGTTGGTTTAAATCAAAAGTTTCATTAGTAGCTTATGATGAAGAAAGTGGGAAAGAACGAAAAACAAGTATGTATTTATTAGTACAAGCCAATGATGTAAAAGAAGCGTATGACAATACCGTTCATGCTATGAAAGACACTATGGGAGATTACACCATTCCTGCTATTTCAGAATCACCTATAATAGATGTTTTTCCTTATTTTAGTGGAGAAGAAGGCGATTTAGCTGCTTTAGAAAAATTCAATACCATTAAAGCCTCTAAAATTGAAGTCGATACAATGGAAGATCCTTTAGATATTGAAGAAGTAGAGAATGAGTTTGTTGTAGAGGAAGAAACAGAAATGTAA
- a CDS encoding T9SS type A sorting domain-containing protein produces MKTKFLLPLSLLCLNSFFFKAIDVFYPFKNDTKSSSYKISQKEEQTGAPTVDFISFSNGIGETDYFCTSHVGNSYEIYPKLSNTSHQIRLRKYPSLNIVYSSSTNYYGDSGTLNYTPSAGWYVLEVKRTNSYGTTDWVGYEVEFVDCSQNNGGGNEYRVYPNPTSEILIVEESSKSKTQNNKTHGLNKINSSSTYELYDFNSTLVSRGKINDITNIDISNYKKGEYILKINSKGKSKTHHVIIE; encoded by the coding sequence ATGAAAACAAAATTCTTATTACCATTATCATTGCTATGTTTAAACTCATTCTTTTTTAAAGCAATAGATGTTTTTTATCCTTTTAAAAATGACACGAAATCATCTTCTTACAAAATTTCACAAAAAGAAGAACAGACTGGAGCGCCTACTGTTGATTTTATTTCTTTTAGTAATGGAATTGGAGAAACTGATTATTTTTGCACAAGCCATGTAGGAAATAGTTATGAAATTTATCCAAAACTTTCTAATACAAGTCATCAAATTAGACTTAGAAAATATCCTAGTTTGAATATTGTATATAGTTCTTCTACAAATTATTATGGCGATTCTGGAACATTAAATTATACACCATCAGCAGGCTGGTATGTTTTAGAGGTTAAAAGAACTAATTCTTATGGCACTACTGATTGGGTTGGCTATGAAGTAGAATTCGTAGATTGTTCACAAAATAATGGTGGAGGAAATGAATATCGTGTTTATCCTAATCCTACTTCTGAAATACTGATTGTTGAAGAATCTAGTAAAAGTAAAACACAGAACAATAAAACTCATGGATTAAATAAAATTAATTCTTCTTCTACATACGAATTATATGATTTTAACTCAACTCTTGTAAGCAGAGGAAAAATAAATGATATTACTAATATTGACATCTCTAATTATAAAAAAGGAGAGTATATCTTAAAGATAAATTCGAAAGGAAAATCAAAAACACATCATGTAATAATTGAATAA
- a CDS encoding DUF4256 domain-containing protein yields the protein MRNKRELSQEERDEILKTLKVRFEKNMNRHKDLEWTKIQIKLKANPEKLWSLYKMEQTGGEPDVIRFNEKTNEYFFYDCSIETPKNRRSLCYDRDALEARKEHKPKNNVIDVATSIGIELLTEQQYRELQNFGNFDTKTSSWIKTPSEIRELGGALFADFRYNTVFVYHNGAQSYYASRAFRGCLKV from the coding sequence ATGAGAAATAAAAGAGAATTGTCTCAAGAAGAACGTGATGAAATACTTAAAACATTAAAAGTACGCTTTGAAAAAAACATGAATCGTCATAAAGATTTGGAATGGACTAAAATTCAAATAAAATTAAAAGCCAATCCTGAAAAATTATGGTCTCTCTATAAAATGGAGCAAACTGGTGGAGAACCAGATGTTATTCGTTTTAACGAGAAAACTAATGAATACTTTTTTTATGATTGCTCAATAGAAACGCCTAAAAATCGTAGAAGTCTTTGTTACGATCGTGATGCTTTAGAAGCACGAAAAGAACACAAACCTAAAAACAATGTTATTGATGTTGCTACTTCTATAGGTATTGAACTTTTAACAGAACAACAATATAGAGAGTTACAAAACTTTGGAAATTTTGATACAAAAACATCTAGTTGGATCAAAACACCATCTGAAATTAGAGAACTCGGTGGTGCATTATTCGCTGATTTTCGCTACAATACCGTTTTTGTGTATCATAATGGAGCACAATCTTATTATGCTTCCAGAGCCTTTCGTGGTTGTTTAAAAGTTTAG
- a CDS encoding ABC-F family ATP-binding cassette domain-containing protein, whose product MNYLSVENISKAYGERVLFDNVSFGINKDQKIAFIAKNGSGKTTIMNMINGLDEPDTGQIVLRKGINMAFLSQNNNLQDELTIEESIFASDNDTLKVIEAYEKALENPEDEEAYQRAFDDMDRHNAWDFETQYKQILSKLKLEDLKLKVKNLSGGQKKRLSLAIILINRPDLLILDEPTNHLDLEMIEWLEDYFAKENITLFMVTHDRFFLERVCNEIIELDNNKLYQYKGNYSYYLEKKEERIASENASVDKAQNLFVKELAWMRRQPKARTTKSKSRQDDFYKIKEKAESRRKENVVELEINMERMGSKIIEMVKVTKKFPEKTILDEFSYSFQRGERIGIIGKNGTGKSTYLNILTQTIQPDSGKVIVGDTIKIGYYTQSGINPKPGQKVIDIIKEYGEYIPLTKGKIISASQLLERFLFDAKKQYDFVEKLSGGELKRLYLCTVLIQNPNFLILDEPTNDLDIVTLNVLESFLLDFPGCLLVVSHDRYFMDKIVDHLFVFRGEGQVEDFPGNYSDFRSYEDSTEPKSLNNVSTEKTNWKEKNTTSTGLSFNEQKEFNKIEREIKDLEFNKKEIEKLFSDGKVADADIEKKANELQKVIQTLEEKEERWFELSSKIE is encoded by the coding sequence ATGAATTACCTTTCAGTAGAAAATATATCAAAAGCTTACGGAGAACGCGTTTTATTTGACAACGTTTCTTTCGGAATCAATAAGGATCAAAAAATAGCTTTCATCGCTAAAAATGGTTCTGGAAAAACGACCATTATGAATATGATTAATGGTTTAGATGAGCCTGATACAGGTCAAATTGTGCTTCGTAAAGGAATCAATATGGCTTTTTTATCACAAAACAATAATCTTCAAGATGAATTAACTATTGAAGAAAGTATTTTCGCATCTGATAATGATACTTTGAAAGTAATTGAAGCTTATGAAAAAGCATTAGAAAATCCAGAAGATGAAGAGGCTTATCAAAGAGCATTTGATGATATGGATCGTCATAACGCTTGGGATTTTGAAACGCAATACAAACAAATCCTATCTAAATTAAAATTAGAAGACTTAAAACTAAAAGTTAAAAACCTATCTGGTGGACAAAAGAAACGTTTATCATTAGCCATTATATTGATTAATCGTCCTGATTTATTAATTTTAGATGAGCCAACCAATCACTTGGATTTAGAAATGATTGAATGGTTAGAAGATTATTTTGCAAAGGAAAACATCACTTTATTCATGGTTACGCACGATCGTTTTTTCTTAGAACGTGTTTGTAATGAAATTATCGAATTAGATAACAACAAATTATACCAATATAAAGGAAACTATTCTTACTATTTAGAAAAGAAAGAAGAAAGAATCGCTTCTGAAAATGCAAGTGTGGATAAAGCACAAAATCTATTCGTAAAAGAATTAGCATGGATGCGTCGTCAACCAAAAGCAAGAACTACAAAATCAAAATCGCGTCAGGATGATTTTTACAAAATCAAAGAAAAAGCAGAAAGCCGCAGAAAAGAAAATGTAGTAGAACTTGAAATTAACATGGAAAGAATGGGTAGCAAAATCATTGAAATGGTTAAGGTTACTAAAAAATTTCCTGAAAAAACAATCCTTGACGAATTTTCGTATTCTTTTCAACGTGGAGAACGTATTGGTATCATTGGTAAAAACGGAACAGGTAAATCAACTTACTTAAACATTCTCACACAAACGATCCAACCTGATTCTGGTAAAGTAATTGTAGGTGATACCATTAAAATAGGTTATTATACACAAAGCGGAATTAATCCAAAACCAGGTCAAAAAGTAATTGATATTATTAAAGAATATGGCGAGTATATTCCGCTTACAAAAGGCAAAATCATTTCTGCATCACAATTACTAGAACGTTTCTTATTTGATGCCAAAAAACAATATGATTTTGTTGAAAAACTAAGTGGTGGTGAATTAAAGCGTTTATATCTATGCACTGTTTTAATCCAAAATCCAAATTTTTTAATTCTCGATGAGCCTACAAACGATTTAGACATTGTAACATTAAATGTGCTTGAAAGTTTCTTATTAGACTTCCCTGGATGTTTATTAGTTGTAAGTCATGATCGTTATTTCATGGATAAAATTGTAGATCACTTATTCGTATTTAGAGGAGAAGGACAAGTTGAAGATTTCCCAGGAAACTATTCCGATTTTAGAAGTTATGAAGATTCTACTGAACCAAAAAGTTTAAATAACGTTAGTACAGAAAAAACAAATTGGAAAGAAAAAAATACTACTTCAACTGGGTTATCTTTCAATGAACAAAAAGAATTCAATAAAATTGAACGCGAAATAAAAGATTTAGAATTCAATAAAAAAGAAATCGAGAAATTATTTTCAGATGGAAAAGTTGCCGATGCAGATATTGAGAAAAAAGCAAACGAACTTCAAAAAGTAATCCAAACTCTTGAAGAAAAAGAAGAACGATGGTTTGAGCTATCTAGCAAAATAGAATAA
- a CDS encoding O-methyltransferase, whose amino-acid sequence MLHIIKSYLKFLWKAKNEHGIHSPFVYNLVTQCFYDKTKYPEYKNLEEYRNSLLKNQNTIEVTDFGAGSRVFKSNTRQIGKIAKTAGITQNNAKLLFRLVKYFKPNSILEIGTSLGLATSALSLGNRNAKTITLEGCPNTLSTAKNQFQLLKFDTVNINFINTEFSNYLKNYSLNTSCCELIYFDGNHSKKATLDYFELLLPTITNDTIWIFDDIHWSKDMEEAWKTIKNHSKVTVTIDTFQWGIVFFRQEQEKEHFIINTNKTLSSFLFEKIKF is encoded by the coding sequence ATGTTACACATAATAAAATCATATCTAAAATTCCTTTGGAAAGCTAAGAATGAACATGGAATTCATTCTCCATTTGTCTATAATTTAGTTACTCAATGCTTTTATGATAAAACTAAATATCCAGAATATAAAAACCTAGAAGAGTATCGAAATTCCCTTTTAAAAAATCAAAACACAATAGAAGTAACCGATTTTGGAGCAGGTTCAAGAGTCTTTAAATCCAATACCAGACAAATAGGTAAAATTGCTAAAACAGCAGGAATAACTCAAAATAATGCTAAATTATTATTTCGCTTAGTTAAATATTTTAAGCCCAATTCAATCTTAGAAATAGGTACATCATTAGGTTTAGCTACTTCTGCTCTTTCATTAGGAAATAGAAATGCAAAAACAATAACGCTTGAAGGCTGTCCAAATACATTATCAACTGCCAAAAATCAATTTCAATTATTAAAATTCGATACTGTAAATATTAATTTTATAAACACCGAATTTTCAAATTATCTTAAAAATTACAGCCTAAACACTTCCTGCTGTGAACTTATTTATTTCGATGGAAATCATTCTAAAAAAGCAACATTAGACTATTTTGAACTTTTATTGCCAACTATAACAAACGATACTATTTGGATTTTTGATGATATTCACTGGTCAAAAGACATGGAAGAAGCTTGGAAAACAATAAAAAATCATTCAAAAGTTACTGTTACAATTGACACTTTTCAATGGGGAATTGTATTTTTTAGACAAGAACAAGAGAAAGAACACTTTATTATAAACACGAATAAAACACTAAGTTCATTTCTTTTTGAAAAAATAAAATTCTAA